A stretch of Komagataella phaffii GS115 chromosome 2, complete sequence DNA encodes these proteins:
- a CDS encoding Histone deacetylase, which produces MVHTWSDESSIQLDGKSVLNAPLYETNYGNTYKSNVSYHFNPNVSKYHYGVRHPMKPFRLLLTDHLVISYKLYEQMDLYQPRSATEDELKQFHSDDYITFLKNVTPENSNKFIQDLRKFNIGDDCPVFEGIFDYSSYYAGASLDASRKLINGQSDIAINWSGGLHHAKKSEPSGFCYVNDIVLSILNLLRVHPRVLYIDIDIHHGDGVQEAFYLSDRVMTVSFHQYNGQFFPGTGNYDETGLGVGKHFALNVPLRDGIDDENYVRLFKSVMEPLIRSFQPTCIVQQCGADSLGCDRLGGFNLNIRAHGECVNFIKSFGIPLLVLGGGGYTPRNVSRLWCYETSIMTNTKLASKLPEELPFRNFFEPDYSLHPNLGDRIENKNTRKYLESVRIRVMEQLRYLNGAPSVAMQEIPPDIQGIDTTDEEEALIKQLNKESELDALLEEDRYWLNEKENARVGELRD; this is translated from the coding sequence ATGGTTCATACGTGGTCTGATGAGTCATCTATCCAATTAGATGGCAAATCAGTTCTAAACGCACCACTGTATGAAACTAATTACGGAAATACCTATAAATCGAATGTCTCCTATCACTTCAATCCAAACGTCTCCAAATATCATTATGGGGTACGACACCCAATGAAACCGTTCCGGTTACTATTGACTGATCATTTGGTCATTTCTTACAAGCTGTATGAACAGATGGATCTGTATCAGCCAAGAAGTGCCACTGAGGATGAACTAAAGCAGTTTCATTCTGATGACTATATTACATTCCTGAAGAATGTCACACCGGAGAACAGTAACAAGTTCATTCAAGATCTTCGTAAGTTTAATATTGGAGACGACTGTCCAGTCTTTGAGGGCATATTTGACTATTCATCCTACTATGCAGGCGCATCGTTAGATGCGTCTAGGAAGTTAATCAATGGGCAATCCGACATTGCCATTAACTGGTCAGGAGGCTTACATCATGCCAAGAAATCAGAGCCCAGTGGATTCTGTTATGTTAATGATATTGTGCTATCCATTTTGAACCTCCTCAGAGTGCATCCAAGAGTTTTGTATATAGATATTGACATTCATCATGGAGACGGGGTCCAAGAAGCTTTCTACCTCTCAGATAGAGTCATGACAGTTTCCTTTCACCAATATAACGGTCAGTTTTTTCCTGGGACTGGTAATTACGATGAGACGGGGCTTGGAGTTGGGAAACACTTTGCCCTCAATGTTCCACTTAGAGATGGTATTGACGATGAGAACTATGTCAGACTTTTCAAGTCTGTCATGGAGCCATTAATAAGATCCTTCCAACCCACGTGTATAGTACAACAATGTGGTGCCGATTCTTTGGGGTGTGATCGATTGGGTGGATTTAATTTGAATATCAGAGCTCATGGTGAGTGTGtgaatttcatcaagtcGTTCGGAATCCCTCTCCTAGTTTTAGGTGGAGGAGGATACACTCCTAGAAATGTCAGTCGTCTCTGGTGTTATGAGACGAGCATCATGACCAATACGAAATTAGCTTCAAAGCTTCCGGAGGAATTGCCTTTTAGGAATTTCTTCGAACCGGATTACTCACTGCATCCTAACCTGGGTGATcgaattgaaaacaaaaacacaAGAAAATACCTGGAAAGTGTACGAATCAGAGTAATGGAACAACTACGTTACCTTAATGGTGCCCCAAGCGTTGCCATGCAGGAAATACCTCCGGATATCCAAGGCATAGACACTACTGATGAGGAAGAGGCGCTGATAAAACAGTTGAATAAAGAAAGTGAATTGGATGCATTGCTAGAAGAGGATAGGTACTGGCTTAAcgagaaagaaaatgctaGAGTTGGAGAACTTAGAGATTAA